The following is a genomic window from Sulfitobacter pontiacus.
TGACCAGCGCCGTGACGGGCAGGGCCAGCGCAAAGGGGCTGGCGACAGGGTTGATCAGAATGAACCAGCCAGTGCCGATCATCAGCGGAGAGGCCGCAAGCCCCAAGAGGCCCACCGCCTCTACCCCGCCGCGGGCGCGGGTCGCGATCCATCCGGCAAGGGGCAGGGCCAAAGCCAGCAAGACCACCACGCTGATCAGCGCCACGATGAGTGAGGTGCCCGCTGCCTGCCACACGCTGGCGGGCATTTGCGGCAGGCCGATCGCCCCGCGCAGCACGACCGAGGTCAGGGGCAGCAGCAGAAACCCCGCCGCCAACGTGATGAACAGCGCGTCGAGCCCGCGTTGCAGCCCACCACGTGCGTCCCAGCGGTGCAGGGGGCGGTCCTGCCCGCCGCCCAGACTGATCGCGGGAATGATCCACAGCGCCAGCGCGGCGGTGCTGCCCGCAAGCCCAAGCTGCACCAGCGACAGCAGCGCTGCACGGTTCAGGTCAAAGTCGAAACGGAACGCCTGATAGATCGCAAGCTCGATCGTCGTGGCGCGGGGACCGCCGCCGAGGGTCAGCGCCACGGCAAAGCTGGTCAGGCAGATCACAAAGATCAACGCTGCGGTGCCGGGCAGGATTTGCCGCAGGAGGGGACGCTCGATGCTGCGAAATACCGCGCGCGGGGTCAGGCCAAGCTGTGCGGCCAGCCGGAACCGTTCCGCGGGCACGGTCTGCCATGCCTGCAACAACAGCCGCGTGGCCAGCGGGAGGTTAAAGAAGACATGCGCCAGCACCACGCCGTGCAGCCCGTAGATCGTGATGCCGGGCAATCCGACCGCCGCCAGCGCCGCATTGAGCCAGCCCGCGCGGCCAAAGACCGCAAGCACCCCCAGCACGGCGACAATCACCGGCAGGATGAACGGTGCCCCCAGCAGCGTGACCAGTAGCCCGCGCCCGACAAAGCGCCGTCGCGCCAAGGCGCGGGCGACAGGGATTGCCAGCACGGTAGACAGCAGGGCGGAAAGCGCGGCCTGTAACACGGTAAACCGGATCGCGGACCAATCGGCCGGGCCAAGCCCGCTGCCGAACTCGGCCCGCCACAGCACCGCCCCCACCGCAGCAAGGATCAGCGCCGCAACCAGAATGGCGGCGCTGATGCCGGTCTTCGTGCTTATTGCGACAGCGCGGAGAGCCATTCGGCCAATGCTTCCTCGCGCAGGGCGGGCACGTCATCGTTCGGGATCAGCAGCGCCTTGCCCGGTTCGATCAACTGTTCAAAGCCTTCGGGCAGCCCGCCTTGGGGCGTGACGGCAGGGTACATCCAGTTGGTCGTGGGCAGCACCGATTGCGCCGCGTCCGATACCATGAACTGCATGAACTGATCGGCCAGCTCGGGCTGGTCGCTGCCCGCCAGTTTGCCGACCACTTCGATCTGCATGTAATGGCCTTCGTCAAAAGCGGCGGCGGCTTTGGTCGTGTCCTCTTCGGCGATCAGGTGGTAGGCGGGGGATGTGGTAT
Proteins encoded in this region:
- a CDS encoding thiamine/thiamine pyrophosphate ABC transporter permease ThiP is translated as MALRAVAISTKTGISAAILVAALILAAVGAVLWRAEFGSGLGPADWSAIRFTVLQAALSALLSTVLAIPVARALARRRFVGRGLLVTLLGAPFILPVIVAVLGVLAVFGRAGWLNAALAAVGLPGITIYGLHGVVLAHVFFNLPLATRLLLQAWQTVPAERFRLAAQLGLTPRAVFRSIERPLLRQILPGTAALIFVICLTSFAVALTLGGGPRATTIELAIYQAFRFDFDLNRAALLSLVQLGLAGSTAALALWIIPAISLGGGQDRPLHRWDARGGLQRGLDALFITLAAGFLLLPLTSVVLRGAIGLPQMPASVWQAAGTSLIVALISVVVLLALALPLAGWIATRARGGVEAVGLLGLAASPLMIGTGWFILINPVASPFALALPVTALVNALMALPFALRILVPRLRDTVQIYGRQAQMLGLTGWPLWRWLILPRLRPQIGFAAGLTGALSMGDLGVIALFADPDSATLPLEMYRLMGAYRMEAAAGAALILLALSLGIFWIFDKGGRWHADA